The genomic interval AAAAAACGTGAAATTTTAAAGTTAATCTGTTCAAACAAAGCAATTAAAGAGTGTCTTGTTCTTAGCACCTGTAACAGAGTTGAAGTGCTTGCTTATATAGATGATTTTAATTATACGAGCGATTATGTGATAAAAGCAATTTCAAAATTAAGCGGCGTGGATTTTGATGAATTAAAAGAACGCGCCGATATTTATGAAGATGACGGAGCAATTCATCATCTTTTTTCAGTAGCAAGTTCTTTGGATAGTTTGGTTGTAGGCGAAACGCAAATTGTAGGGCAGTTAAAAGACGCTTATAATTTTGCTAAAAATGAGCGTAAATCAGGCGTAATGCTGGATCTTGCCATAAATTCGGCTTTAAAATGCGCAGCCGTCATAAGAAGCAAAACAGATATTTCCAAAAATCCTATTTCGGTAGCAAGTGTAGCAGTATGTATGGCGCGCGAAAAAATCGGCGATTTGGGCGGTACAACGGCGGTAGTTGTAGGCGCAGGAGAAATGGCTGAGCTTGCATGCAAACATTTAATAACACACAAAGCGAAAGTTATAATAATTAATAGAAATATAGATCATGCAAAAAAACTTGCAGAAAGTCTTGGCGAGAATGCAAGCATAGCTGAATTTTCAAATTTGGGCGAGTTTATAAACAAATACGCGCTGATTTTTTCAGCAACTGGCGCAAATAAGCCTATTATAACCGATTTACTTGCAAAACCTCAAAACTTTAAAAGATATTTTTTCGATATTGCTGTTCCTCGCGATATAGATATAACATGCGACGATTTAAGCGAAGTTTATGCGGTTGATGATTTGGAAGAGATTGTGCGTAAAAATCTGCTTTTACGTGAGGAACAAGCTCAAATAGCATATTCAATTGTAGGGCGGGAAACGACTAAATTTTATAAAGATTTAAAAACGCTTTCTTCTACGCCGATTATCAAGGCTTTGCGAAATTCGGCTAAAAAAGTCGCCGAAACGGAATTGAAAAAAGCGATAAAACGTGGATATTTGCGACATAGCGATATAGATGAAGCGCGCAAATTAATTCATCAGGTTTTTAAAGCGTTTTTACATACGCCTACTGTAAATCTTAAAAATTTGGATGAAAATGCCCAAAATGATATAAATGCAATCGCTGAAATTTTTGGTATTGAAGAAGATTTTGACAAATTTTGTGAAAATAGTTTGGAGAATAAAAATGAAATTTAGCAAATTTTTTGCACCGACATTGAAAGAGGCGCCAAAAGACGCTATTTTACCAAGTCATGTTTTTTTAATAAGAGCAGGATTTATAGAACAACTTGGTTCAGGACTTTATAATTTTTTGCCGCTTGGCGAAATGGTAATAGAAAAAATAAAAGCCGTAATAAAAGATGAAATGGATAAAACTGGAGCTTTGCAGGTAAATTTCAGCTTTGTCACACCAAGCGAATTTTGGCAAGAAAGCGGACGATACAATGTCTATGGAAAAGAGCTTTTAAGGATAAAAGACAGAAAAGAAAACGGCTTTGTTTTAAGCCCTACAAATGAAGAAAGCAGCGTAAAAATGATTGCAAATAAAATCACATCTTATAAACAGCTGCCAATTCACATTTATCAGATAAATACAAAATTTCGCGACGAAGCACGCCCTAGATTCGGACTTTTAAGAGGACGCGAGTTTATAATGAAAGACGGATATTCATTCCATGCAAATATGGAGGATTTAAAGCGTGAATTCGATGTAATGGAAAAAACTTATACAAATATTTTTTCTCGTTTAGGTCTGAATTTTAGAGCCGTAGAGGCCGATAGCGGCGCAATCGGCGGAAGTGGAAGTAAAGAATTCATGGTTTTGGCTCAAAACGGAGAAGATGATATTTTGGTATGTGAAAGCTGCAAATACGCGGCGAATATCGAAGCTGCGGTACGCGTAAAACGCGAAGCGCCTTGCGCAGCCCCTGAAACAGAAAAAATGCAAAAATTTCATACACCGAATATGAAAACAATTGACGATGTTGCTAATTTTTTCAAAGTAGATAAATTTTTCACCGTAAAAGCCGTAATAAAAAAAGCTGTTTTTGTTGATAAAAGTGAAATCGTGCTGTTTTTCGTAAGAGGAGATGATGAGCTTCAAGAGACAAAAGCACTGAATGCGTGCGGAGCTTTGGAATTTGAAGATGCAAGCGAAGATGAGATAAAAAAAGCAGGTCTAATAGCAGGTTTTTGCGGTCCGGCAGGACTTCCTGATGATATTAATTTTTACATAGACAAAGAGCTTAAAAACGAACGCAATCTAATCGTAGGCGCGAATGAAAAGGATTATCATATCGTAGGATTTGCAGTTACAAATTTTAAAGATGAAAGATTTGTCGATCTGTCACAAGTAAGAGCAGGGGATTGCTGCCCAAAATGCGGCGCAAAGCTTGATATAAAAAAAGGAATCGAAGTAGGACATATTTTTCAGCTCGGACAAAAATATAGCAAAGCGATGAATGCGATATTTTTAGATGAAAACGGAAAGGCGGTTCCGTTTTTCATGGGTTGCTATGGTATAGGAGTTTCAAGGTTGCTTGCTGTTATGATTGAAGCCGGTCATGATGAGAAAGGTTGCATTTGGAATACACAAACAGCGCCTTTTAAACTTGAAATTATTATTTCAAACTCAAAAGATGAAGACGCTTCGAATTTTGCAATACAGCTTTATGAAAAATGTAAAAATGCAGGAATTTCTACACTTTTGGATGATAGAAAAGAGCGTTTCGGCGTAAAAATGAATGATTTTGAACTCATCGGATTTCCGTTTGCCGTTCTTGTTGGAAAAGGCTTGAAAGATGGCAATGTTGAACTTATAGAAAGAAAAGGACTTAATAAAAAAATCGTTTCAAGCGGTGAAATTTTTGAAACTTTAAAAGGAATATTGTGCTGAAATTTTTAATTATCCCATATATTTTAATTGAAATTTTAGTAACGTGGATATTTGTAAGTATTTTTGGTGGTTTTGCTTTTAAAGTTGAAGTTTTAGTTTCGGTTATTATTGGAATTTTCACACTTATTAAATTTGGAAATTTCAGACAAATAGATGGAAATTTTTTCTATTTTGATGCTATTTTTACGAAATTCGGGCTTTTGCTTGCAGGAATTTTTTTGATACTACCAGGAATTTTAGGTGATATTTTTGGAATTTTAATTTTATGTGCGCCAAATAGAATTTCAAATTCACAAAATTTTACGCAAAATAATACAAATAATTATGATAAAAATGAAATAATTGATGTGGAAATTATAGAAGAGGATAAAAAATGAATAAACTCAGAATAGCAACAAGAGGCTCAGCTTTGGCGCTTTGGCAAAGTAAATACATACAAAATTTAATCGAAAATAACACTGAAGTTGAAGTTGAACTTCAAAGTATGAAAACAAAAGGCGATGTCATACTTGATACACCGCTTGCAAAAATCGGCGGCAAGGGGCTTTTTACAAAAGAATTAGAAGAAAGTATGTTAAGAGGTGAAAGCGATTTGGCAGTTCACAGCTTAAAAGATGTTCCTGTAGTTTTTCCAAAAGGTCTTATTTTAACGGCAATCAGTGAAAGAGAAGATGTAAGAGATAGCTTTGTAAGTGAAAAATTTGCAAGTTTTAATGAACTTCCAAAAGGCGCAAAAGTAGGCACAACTTCACTTAGAAGAAAAATGCAGCTTCTTATAAAACGTCCCGATTTGAAAATCATTTCGCTTCGCGGAAATATAAATACCAGACTTAGAAAATTAAAAGAGAATGAGTTTGACGCGATAATTCTTGCAAGTGCCGGACTTAAAAGGCTTAATCTTATGGAAAATATAAAATATTTCGTGCCGTTTTCGCTCGATGAGATGATTCCTGCGATGGGTCAAGGCGCACTCGGAATAGAGTGTGTGGATAAAAGCGAAGTTATAGAAATTTTAAAATTTATAAATAATGAAAATTCCGTTATCGCAACAACGATAGAGCGCGATTTTGTAGCTAAATTAAACGGCGGCTGCCAAGTTCCGATTGGTGTAAATGCTGAAATTTCAGGCGATATAATCAAAGTAAGAGCTATTGTCGGACTTCCTGATGGAAGCGAGTTTATAAAAGACAAGCGCGAAATTTCAAAAGCCGATTTTAAAAATTTTGGAACTAAATTGGCCGATGAATTTATCTCGCGCGGCGCAATAGAGCTTTTAAAACGCGCAGAGGAAATGGCGTAAATGGATGACGTTTTGCAAAATTTGATTAGAAAAAAAATTTTAATGCTTTATAGCCTTAAAAAAGTCAAAATTTTGCAAAATTTCAATGATAAAAAATTAAAATTTATAAAAAATTTAAGATATTTTCAAAATTTTAAATATAAAAAAATAGAAAATATTTTTATAAAATCGCGAAATTTTACAAAAAAACATATTTTAATTATTAAATTTTACAAGCTGATATTTCGAAAGTTAAAAAACAATTCAGCTTTTTATACGATATTCTCGGCAAAAATTTTTAATGCAGCCGAAAAAATATTTTTTTTAAACAAAACAGTCACAAATAAATATCTAAAATTTATAAAAATTACTGTGATTTTGCAGCAAAAACAAAGAAATTCAAGTCTGTATAAACATTAAAAATATAAAAACAGTAAAATTTTTAAATTTAACAGTAAAATTCAGTAAAAAATAAAATTCTAAGGGGCAAAAATGAGAGAATGGATAGAAAAATTTCACAAAGCCGGGCTTTTGCGCGTTATAGATGAACCTTGCGATATAGATCTTGAAATAGCGCATACGAGTTATATAGAAGTTAAAAAATCTGATTCAAAAGCACTTCTTTTTACGCACCCGACAGATAAAAACGGCAAAAAATATCCGCCCGTTTTGACAAATATTTTTGGAAGTTTTGAAGCGTTAAAACTCATTTTTGGACGGAATCCTGATGAAATTGCATGCGAAATAGAAAATTTATTAAAACCGAAAAAAGCGCAAAATTTCAAAGAAAAACTTGAATTCTTAAGTTATTTAATTTCTCTTCGCAAGGTTTTTACTACAAGATTTCAAGGCAAACCGCCTTGCGAAGAAGTCGTAAAAAAAGGAAAAGATGTCGATCTTGGCGAGCTTCCGATACTGAAAACATGGAGTAAGGATGCCGGTGCTTTTATTACAATGGGTCAAATTTACACAAAATCCTTAAACGGCGAAACGCAAAATTTAGGAATGTATCGCTTGCAGGTACATTCCAAAAATGAGCTTGGAATGCATTGGCAAATTCACAAAGACGGAGCTAATTTTTACAACGAATACAAAAAATTAGGGCTTAAAATGCCTGTTTCGGTAGCAATCGGCGGCGATCCGCTTTATACTTGGTGCGCGCAAGCCCCGCTTCCAAAAGGAGTTTTTGAACTTTTACTTTACGGATTTATTAGAAAAAATCCGGCGCGTCTTGTTCGCTCTCTTACGAATGATATTTTTATTCCTTATGACAGCGATTTTGTGATAGAAGGTTATGTGGATACAGCGGCGGATCCTATAAATGAAGGACCTTTTGGAGATCATACCGGTTTTTATACGCCTGTTTTGCCGTTTCCTGTTATGAAAGTAGGAGCGATTACTTACAAAAAAGATCCGATTTTTTTAGCTACAGTCGTCGGTAAACCGCCATTAGAAGATAAATTTATGGGATATGCCACAGAGCGCATTTTCTTACCGCTTTTTAAAACAAGCGCACCGGATTTGATTGATTATAAAATGCCTGAAAACGGTGTTTTTCATAATCTTATACTTGCAAAAATAAAAGTAAATTATCCAGGAGCCGCAAAACAGATAATGCATGCATTTTGGGGAGTAGGGCAAATGAGTTTTGTAAAACATGCCGTTTTTGCTGATGAAAATGCACCGAAATTAACTGATTATGAAAATTTTACAAGATACGTGTTAAACCGTTTCGGTGTAAAATCTCTGTTTTTTAGTGAAGGAATTTGCGACGAACTTGACCATGCTTCGCCAAATGCTTTATTTGGCGGTAAATTAGGTATTGACGTTACAAATGATTTTAGCGGCGAAACGCCTGAAATTTTAAGCGATATGAAATTGCTTGATAAATTTCATAGTGAATGCGAATGTATAAATGATTTGAAGCAGTATTTTACGGACACGAAAAATCCGATAGTTTTAATAAACATAAGTAAAGATAGGCAGGTTAGTGAGATTTTTACGAAAATTTTAAAATTTAAGAAAAATTTTAAAATTTTAATATTTTTAGATAAAAAAAATGATATAAATAACGCATATATGAGTATTTGGCGCATTACAAACAATATAGATGCACTTCGCGATATCTATCTTGACGGCGAGCAAGTTTGTGTGGATGCGACCGCAAAAGGAAAAATCGACGGATTTACTCGCGAATGGCCGGACGAAACGGTCTGTGATAAAGAAGTCATAAAAAAACTGATAGATCGAAAAATTATAAATAATGATATAACACTATTTCGTAAATTTGAAATTCTGTAATTAAAAAACGTTTCTGTTTATGGTCGTAAAAACAGCCTATTTAGCGAAAGTTAATTTTATATTGATTTATAAAGTTAATTCAGCGCAAATTTTAAAGACAGTAAAATTTCATCAAAAAAAGCATAAATCCGCTCAAATACAGTGTATTTAAAAATTTTGTAATTAAAAAACGCATATCTGTTTGTGATTTTAAAATTTAAAAATAGCTTATGTATGGAAATAAATTTTTATGCTGATTTATAATGATTTAAAAACAGAATTTTAGTGATTCTTTAAAATTTTGGTTTTAAAAATAAAAATGAACGTTGAATTCGGTGCAAAATTTAATTGCATACGACTTACTTGTAAAAATACGCAATCGCGCATTTCATTTTGAGAATTTGTATAAATTAAACAATGAACGACCAAGAATTTCTACAAAAAGATGTAAAAAAAATATAGGAATAATGCCAAATGAAATAGAAAATTTTTTAAATGATATTCTAGAAAATTTAGAAGAAGGTTTGAGTCACTATTAGAGAGTGGGGGATAAAATAAGTTCCCCCTTTAACTTCAATATTATTATAGCATAAATTAGTGAATTTGTAGAAAAATTTAAAAATAGTAAATCATCATAAAATCCGTTAAATTGAAGCATATCTAAAATTATGCAATTAAAAATATTTTTATTTAATGTTTTATGAGTCGGCTATTTTTGTGAAAATTGATTTTATGATAATGTTTAAAATTGTAAATTTGAAATTTAATTATTTTTTTGAGTGCTAAAAATTTTAAGTTAAAATCTTAACTTAGTGCAAAATTTAAAAGTAACCGATGAACTTTCTAAAATTTTAAAATTAATAAATTTCATTTAAAAAAAGCAAAATACAGCGCAAATGCAATAGAAATTTGAAATTTTTATTTCATATGTGTATAAAACTTTTGTAAAATTTTATATTAATAAATTTTAAAACATCAAATTTGCAAAAGTCGATTTAAATCAGTATAAAAACACTAAAATATATTTTTGGCGAAATAATTTTCATGTATAAATAGTTGAAAATAAGATATTTTACCTGTTTTGCATTAAAAAATTGAATTAAAACCTATAAAATTCTAATCTGCAATAAGATTTTCAAACTTTTTTGGCAGAGTTTAAACGGAATTTTTATGAGAATTAAACTTTTTTAATAAAAATCAATCAAAAAACATTTTTGCTTTTAATTTAATAAGCAAGCAAAGTGCGATTGTAACGGATTGTTCGCGTATATAGTTTCGATCGCCTTTAAGCAAAAATCTCTCTATTATCTCTTCGCCGTTTTTTTCTTTTGCACCGATATAAATTGTGCCGACAGGTTTATTTTCGCTGCCTCCTGTAGGTCCTGCGATTCCGCTTACCGCAAGCGCAAAATCGGCGCCGCTGCTTTCAATAGCACCGCTTAACATTTCGTTTACGCACTCTTTACTGACTGCACCGTGTTCATTTAAAATTTCATTTTCCACACCGAGCCAAATATTTTTTATTTCGTTGCTGTATGTTACAAGCGAGCCTGCAAAAACTTCGCTTGCGCCGCTTACGGAACCGATTTTTGCTGCAACCAGTCCTGCAGTACAACTTTCCGCAAAAGTGATTTTTTTGCCATAAAACGCTAATTTAGAAACGATAAAATTTTCAAGTTTTTCATTTATAATTTTAAGATTTAAAAATTCTTTTAAACTGTCCATAAAAGCTTCAATTTGACCGAAACGATTTTGGCTTGCGCGAATTAAAATTAAAAAAGGCGCTATCCGGGTGATTGAAATTTTAATTTCATAAGTTTCGCAAAGCGGATCAATTCTGCTTTTTAGCGTTATTATATCGCTATCAAAAATATAAAAAGTTTTGCTGTTAAGCTCAAAATTTTGAAAAATATTCGGTAATTTTTGAAGAGGATCGGCTAAAATCACATTTATAAATTTTCCGTTTATATCAATTAAAAACGAACCGTTTTCAAACTTGCGAGACATTGAAGGAGCAAGTATTTCGCCGTTTTTAAGCTCAATTATATCGTCGTTCAGACTGGCTAAAATTTTACTTGTAATATAAAAATTATCGCTACTTGCAAAAATCGTAATATAATCAAATTGCGCTATACATTTTTCTAAAAAAGAGGCTGTATTTTTATCCAGTTTATCCAAAAATTTAAGTTCATAATCACACTCGAATTTTTCATTGCAAACTCTTAAAATATAATTTAAAAACGGCGAATTAAGTCTTATTTCTTCCGCGAAAATCAATACTAAATGTTTCATTTTTTACCTTTTTTTGCAAAATTATATCAAAAATTTTATTATTAGTTAATTTGAGTTTCGATATAATCACCAAATTTATTAAAAAAGGCAAAAAATGGACTATAAAGACACTCTTTTTCTTCCTACGACTGATTTTGCGATGCGCGGAAATCTTCCGCAAAATGAGCCGAAACGCTTCAAAGCGTGGTATAATGAACGAAAAGTTTACGAAAAAATGAAAGCAAAACGCCAAAGTGCGGGCGTCAGCTTTAACTTACACGACGGTCCTCCATACGCAAACGGACATCTTCACATCGGTCATGCATTAAATAAAATTTTAAAAGATATAATTGTAAAAACACACTATTTTGCAGGTGAAAATGTTCGATATGTGCCGGGTTGGGATTGTCACGGTTTGCCG from Campylobacter hominis ATCC BAA-381 carries:
- a CDS encoding menaquinone biosynthesis decarboxylase → MREWIEKFHKAGLLRVIDEPCDIDLEIAHTSYIEVKKSDSKALLFTHPTDKNGKKYPPVLTNIFGSFEALKLIFGRNPDEIACEIENLLKPKKAQNFKEKLEFLSYLISLRKVFTTRFQGKPPCEEVVKKGKDVDLGELPILKTWSKDAGAFITMGQIYTKSLNGETQNLGMYRLQVHSKNELGMHWQIHKDGANFYNEYKKLGLKMPVSVAIGGDPLYTWCAQAPLPKGVFELLLYGFIRKNPARLVRSLTNDIFIPYDSDFVIEGYVDTAADPINEGPFGDHTGFYTPVLPFPVMKVGAITYKKDPIFLATVVGKPPLEDKFMGYATERIFLPLFKTSAPDLIDYKMPENGVFHNLILAKIKVNYPGAAKQIMHAFWGVGQMSFVKHAVFADENAPKLTDYENFTRYVLNRFGVKSLFFSEGICDELDHASPNALFGGKLGIDVTNDFSGETPEILSDMKLLDKFHSECECINDLKQYFTDTKNPIVLINISKDRQVSEIFTKILKFKKNFKILIFLDKKNDINNAYMSIWRITNNIDALRDIYLDGEQVCVDATAKGKIDGFTREWPDETVCDKEVIKKLIDRKIINNDITLFRKFEIL
- the hemA gene encoding glutamyl-tRNA reductase produces the protein MNYMSVSFTHKNTDIIVREKLSFANDVKKREILKLICSNKAIKECLVLSTCNRVEVLAYIDDFNYTSDYVIKAISKLSGVDFDELKERADIYEDDGAIHHLFSVASSLDSLVVGETQIVGQLKDAYNFAKNERKSGVMLDLAINSALKCAAVIRSKTDISKNPISVASVAVCMAREKIGDLGGTTAVVVGAGEMAELACKHLITHKAKVIIINRNIDHAKKLAESLGENASIAEFSNLGEFINKYALIFSATGANKPIITDLLAKPQNFKRYFFDIAVPRDIDITCDDLSEVYAVDDLEEIVRKNLLLREEQAQIAYSIVGRETTKFYKDLKTLSSTPIIKALRNSAKKVAETELKKAIKRGYLRHSDIDEARKLIHQVFKAFLHTPTVNLKNLDENAQNDINAIAEIFGIEEDFDKFCENSLENKNEI
- a CDS encoding FxsA family protein, which produces MLKFLIIPYILIEILVTWIFVSIFGGFAFKVEVLVSVIIGIFTLIKFGNFRQIDGNFFYFDAIFTKFGLLLAGIFLILPGILGDIFGILILCAPNRISNSQNFTQNNTNNYDKNEIIDVEIIEEDKK
- the hemC gene encoding hydroxymethylbilane synthase, with amino-acid sequence MNKLRIATRGSALALWQSKYIQNLIENNTEVEVELQSMKTKGDVILDTPLAKIGGKGLFTKELEESMLRGESDLAVHSLKDVPVVFPKGLILTAISEREDVRDSFVSEKFASFNELPKGAKVGTTSLRRKMQLLIKRPDLKIISLRGNINTRLRKLKENEFDAIILASAGLKRLNLMENIKYFVPFSLDEMIPAMGQGALGIECVDKSEVIEILKFINNENSVIATTIERDFVAKLNGGCQVPIGVNAEISGDIIKVRAIVGLPDGSEFIKDKREISKADFKNFGTKLADEFISRGAIELLKRAEEMA
- a CDS encoding CinA family protein — its product is MKHLVLIFAEEIRLNSPFLNYILRVCNEKFECDYELKFLDKLDKNTASFLEKCIAQFDYITIFASSDNFYITSKILASLNDDIIELKNGEILAPSMSRKFENGSFLIDINGKFINVILADPLQKLPNIFQNFELNSKTFYIFDSDIITLKSRIDPLCETYEIKISITRIAPFLILIRASQNRFGQIEAFMDSLKEFLNLKIINEKLENFIVSKLAFYGKKITFAESCTAGLVAAKIGSVSGASEVFAGSLVTYSNEIKNIWLGVENEILNEHGAVSKECVNEMLSGAIESSGADFALAVSGIAGPTGGSENKPVGTIYIGAKEKNGEEIIERFLLKGDRNYIREQSVTIALCLLIKLKAKMFFD
- a CDS encoding proline--tRNA ligase codes for the protein MKFSKFFAPTLKEAPKDAILPSHVFLIRAGFIEQLGSGLYNFLPLGEMVIEKIKAVIKDEMDKTGALQVNFSFVTPSEFWQESGRYNVYGKELLRIKDRKENGFVLSPTNEESSVKMIANKITSYKQLPIHIYQINTKFRDEARPRFGLLRGREFIMKDGYSFHANMEDLKREFDVMEKTYTNIFSRLGLNFRAVEADSGAIGGSGSKEFMVLAQNGEDDILVCESCKYAANIEAAVRVKREAPCAAPETEKMQKFHTPNMKTIDDVANFFKVDKFFTVKAVIKKAVFVDKSEIVLFFVRGDDELQETKALNACGALEFEDASEDEIKKAGLIAGFCGPAGLPDDINFYIDKELKNERNLIVGANEKDYHIVGFAVTNFKDERFVDLSQVRAGDCCPKCGAKLDIKKGIEVGHIFQLGQKYSKAMNAIFLDENGKAVPFFMGCYGIGVSRLLAVMIEAGHDEKGCIWNTQTAPFKLEIIISNSKDEDASNFAIQLYEKCKNAGISTLLDDRKERFGVKMNDFELIGFPFAVLVGKGLKDGNVELIERKGLNKKIVSSGEIFETLKGILC